In Hippoglossus stenolepis isolate QCI-W04-F060 chromosome 13, HSTE1.2, whole genome shotgun sequence, a single genomic region encodes these proteins:
- the obsl1b gene encoding obscurin isoform X13: protein MDVFGGAPRFLAYPRPVMVQTGTDAVLKCQIGGDPRPAVIWERNNEKIDLQGQYRVFEDGNVYNLIISAVTSDDSGQYICKAKNSIGETYAAATLNVEGEAQEMELREENKPRFLIKPLSTRAGRGEDAVFSCKLWGKPRPEVVWEKDGRKLNEIFESTHFTVGYQDGGWFQLKIFKTRAPDGGVYTCKARNEFGESLAGAVLLVDAGPGHEEEGNRNGYTNGHRKGHQGKQRIGRQVPNRLKDDTVTKSTKVKMFAVTEGKHAKFRCFVTGKPKPEIIWRKDGRLILSGRRYLLYEDREGYFTLKVLYCKQKDNGVYVCAASNTAGQTLSAVHLTVKEPPVRFKQPLIDLEVWERDLAVLECEVPEDSVPITWYLEDRRLQPGAKYGMEEWGTKRRLTIRDIGVDDDGIYLCEMPDGGRSIAEVAVKGTILRKLPRKVDVLEGENAAFCVEVEKEEMDIHWYKDGTELRETHQTILKSFGRTHILVFVNTMPQDAGLVTFLVGRSKTSSQLRVKAARHCPPSCPVGVQINTERANAALLSWAPAQDSRKNPPSGYVLERQEVGTGSQEWLQCLTTDSATSVEILGDSVPCEADYRFRICSVNKYGKSNNVEFPKAVHLVPVTRIQAPLQDALVPEGQDAIFSIELSASVIGTWFLNGTQLQEDERFFMRRSRTHESLRIRAVRDTDNGAEITFIAYGIRDSAALYIQAPLVKFSSMSEMDRNKFVEIGNPIVLYCELSDPAAAVHWFKNGVELQTMEGLHIQSEGTMRRIVIQSAEFSHSGVYCCDAIDDIIRFNVEVEAPPVRFTAIPDAERTKSIQTGCPIVLQCELSDPSAQVYWYKDGSKLHPQNGVDTQSEGLGRTLIVHSAEFFHSGLYCCKTKGDAITFSVDIKAPPVKFSAIPDDMRTKSIEAGCPVVLQCVVSDPEAHVCWCKDEIQLVSNSAIEIHSEGNTRTIVVQSAELCHSGVYRCATLDDIVEFHVEIKAIPVTYSTIFDVERTKSLEAGKALELECEVADSTGPVCWYKDGVRLLPENGWDILSTGTLRRLNIPSAELLHSGLYSCETSDDTSHYTVDIKAPTLPLSPAPDLVETQSLEATCPTEPACEPSGPAAQVSWQRDTERDSNTQPDFETEAVQKTLVIEPTHPSNSGAYYCATADDVAQLIVENQALPVTITTLCEAERNKSVEAGEPIVLQCEVSDPNAQVAWYKDGINLRDAAGQDMVAEGFIRTLAVRSAMPSHAGIYSCKTTDDAVQFHVDVKAPLPEVSALSEADPTETVVADCPVALQCELSEPTGQVSSSTDGTELLPQSGVDFQSEGNLTSLVVPSAEQAHTDVHRSSPVKFSELRESDGNKSVQEGSPIILRCDLAHDPSAHVDWYKDGTQLLPQNNVEIESEGLTRTLLIHSAEITHGGTYECSTSDDTVTFKVDVKGRSPQIMPITPSEKCKRIAVGFPIILQCEVSEPVAQVSWLKDGVELFCKTGLDMKRDGSLRKLMIPSAKVSDSGLYSCSLADDVVTFQVDIEAAPVRFSALPEIAGDKLIEASCPIKMQCEASEPTAQVYWHKDGEQLLPETVPEAERNKSVEATSLTEPPCETSDPANQTRSHQDGVKILPKSGVNVDSEGSKRTLVMKSAPSSNSGVCDSRTDDDSDFDDFYVEVKAPPVTFADIPEEELFRSVVEREPLVLSCDVSRTDGAVQWYKDGAEMKPSDNVSLQTDGTRRDLTIRSAQLSDTATYTCRAGDHVLIFKVTIREPPVMIVYPKEDVHLDRHVPDEIILSCELSRANGVVSWFKDGQKLQDSENIKLKIEGPYRRLKIISSGVDDSGEYVCDTADDSIFFHLCITEPPVRIVSPSQSQMELCQQTSERMVLSCEISRPNAAVRWYRDGLEVEENDNLILEVDGVYRRLIIPETTVKDSAEYVCDTADDSMTFFVNIAEAPVRFIRARKMASRVEKPTGETLVLDCEVSRSNAEVIWKKNGEEIEDSRNITILDDGVVRQLTIHSLTEKDAGQYVCDAKDDVMDFNVKVQELPVKILGKTEAKTEKQFLVSDDVILVCELSRSNVSVSWYKDNQLIDDTERYCIEEQGVFRSLVVLNAGLRDSGEYTCDAVDDKMVFYITVQEPPVQIIGNSGHPEHHILVAGDDLILECEVSRPNAAVQWLWNGKILKPDPRIKIDSHDVVRKLVLSGLQPSDSGKYICDAVDDKLITLVEVQEPTAMFLNKEASNNISAHENESVTLCAVVSRGRANVRWLKDGQLLNQDNIHISSEGNTHKLTINPLQLSDSGAYVCDINTDEMFFTLLVKEMKVKFIRPVENTVCVKGSSLTLRCEINKPKGDVQWLKDGREIPPSRRHTIRAQGRERIFTIHQIVEEDAGEYTCESTDDRTSSTVSVEIPRVVEFIAELRNITIREGEDAVFKCVVSPEDTQLVWRLNGKQVALNERTVISSNGLCHMLCIHNCMVSDSGRVTADAEGWVSEAELQVQEEQVLFTKKMKPVVAEEYGEALLEVEVSVDSEEVQWMRQGVLIHPDARYALKHKGQKHSLAIRKLAMSDRGTYSCETLHDRTQAQLTVEPRKITIKKGLTDITTTERETASFEVELSHPNVPGTWLRNGIKLKPTNHFRTSAKGQVHSLSISHLSVEDTGSFVFSVDNLKTTARLVVKEPPVTIFRKLEDQRFPDGSVIAIECELSRHNVDVKWFKNEVELKPSKELRIYAMGRKRFLQILKCHVCDSAIYTCDAGDATTSCTVEVYERELLIVQALEDVDIQEDQNAVFVCEISVEDVPGEWYKNGERIQPTSSIKIRQEGTKHFLLMCSVRAEDSGEIKFVARHVESVAHLEVEEIPVNIVKPLQDKTVLEKTRGILDCAVSNSRCSIRWYKGCNVILPSERFEISSEGCYRKLIIQEVALHDEGMYSVQVGEHSCSAKLTVETQSMLMVRELRDVEVVAPDDATFECEVSNLVAEAPEWSLKGEPLQPSSLVHVEKMGSVHRLTLSQTSPDMSGEVEFTSGRAKSGAQLRVLSDA, encoded by the exons ATGGATGTGTTTGGTGGAGCGCCACGTTTCTTGGCCTACCCAAGACCTGTGATGGTACAAACTGGGACTGATGCTGTTCTGAAGTGTCAAATCGGTGGCGATCCACGGCCCGCGGTGATCTGGGAGCGCAACAATGAAAAGATTGACCTGCAAGGACAATACAGGGTCTTTGAGGATGGAAACGTTTACAATCTCATCATTTCTGCCGTGACCTCAGATGACAGCGGACAGTACATTTGCAAAGCAAAGAACAGCATTGGGGAAAcgtatgcagcagcaacactgaACGTGGAGGGTGAGGCACAAGAGATGGAGCTACGAGAGGAGAATAAGCCACGGTTCCTCATCAAGCCGCTCTCCACCCGTGCAGGTCGTGGGGAAGATGCTGTCTTCTCCTGTAAGCTGTGGGGAAAGCCACGGCCGGAGGTTGTCTGGGAAAAGGACGGCCGGAAACtcaatgaaatatttgaaaGCACACATTTCACTGTGGGCTACCAGGACGGTGGATGGTTCCAGCTCAAGATTTTTAAGACTCGTGCACCAGATGGTGGAGTATATACATGCAAAGCCAGGAACGAGTTTGGGGAATCATTGGCAGGAGCTGTGTTGCTCGTCGACGCAGGCCCGGGACACGAGGAAGAGGGAAATCGTAATGGCTACACAAACGGCCACCGGAAAGGCCACCAGGGAAAACAGAGGATCGGTAGGCAAGTGCCAAACCGACTCAAAGACGACACCGTGACCAAGTCTACCAAAGTCAAAATGTTTGCCGTGACGGAGGGCAAACATGCCAAATTCCGCTGCTTCGTGACTGGTAAACCCAAACCAGAAATAATCTGGAGGAAAGACGGCAGGCTGATACTGTCGGGAAGGCGTTATTTGTTATACGAGGACAGAGAAGGATACTTCACACTTAAAGTTCTGTACTGTAAGCAGAAGGATAACGGCGTTTATGTCTGTGCTGCATCAAACACAGCAGGCCAGACCCTCAGTGCTGTACACCTCACCGTGAAGG AGCCGCCTGTGCGGTTCAAGCAGCCCCTCATCGATCTGGAGGTGTGGGAACGAGATTTGGCCGTTCTGGAGTGTGAAGTTCCAGAGGACTCTGTTCCCATCACGTGGTATCTGGAAGACAGACGGCTGCAGCCAGGGGCCAAATATGGAATGGAGGAGTGGGGAACAAAAAGACGACTAACTATCCGTGACATCGGAGTTGATGACGATGGGATTTACCTCTGTGAGATGCCCGACGGGGGGAGAAGTATTGCAGAGGTAGCTGTGAAAG GTACAATTTTGCGGAAGCTCCCGAGAAAGGTGGACGTCCTGGAAGGTGAAAACGCTGCCTTTTGTGTTGAAGTGGAAAAGGAAGAGATGGACATACACTGGTACAAAGACGGCACAGAGCTGCGGGAAACCCATCAGACAATTCTCAAGTCCTTCGGTCGAACTCACATTCTGGTCTTTGTCAACACGATGCCCCAGGATGCTGGACTTGTGACGTTCCTTGTAGGCAGATCCAAGACCTCCTCTCAGCTAAGAGTAAAAG CGGCCAGACATTGTCCTCCCAGTTGTCCAGTGGGTGTGCAGATCAACACTGAGCGGGCAAATGCTGCTCTTCTATCGTGGGCTCCTGCGCAGGACTCGCGTAAAAATCCTCCATCCGGATACGTGCTTGAACGGCAGGAGGTGGGCACCGGTTCACAAGAGTGGCTACAGTGCCTCACCACTGATTCTGCCACGTCTGTGGAGATCCTCGGTGACAGTGTACCATGTGAGGCCGATTATCGATTTCGCATTTGCAGCGTTAACAAATATGGAAAGAGCAACAATGTCGAGTTCCCTAAAGCTGTTCACCTGG TTCCGGTGACCAGAATACAAGCTCCCTTACAGGATGCCCTGGTGCCGGAGGGACAAGATGCCATCTTCTCCATTGAGCTCTCCGCTTCAGTTATTGGTACATGGTTCTTGAACGGTACTCAGCTTCAGGAGGACGAACGTTTTTTCATGCGTCGCTCACGAACACACGAATCGCTTCGCATTCGAGCAGTACGTGATACAGATAACGGGGCGGAGATCACATTCATTGCCTATGGCATCCGGGACTCTGCAGCACTGTACATTCAAG CTCCTCTTGTCAAGTTTTCATCAATGTCAGAAATGGATCGGAACAAGTTTGTAGAAATTGGGAACCCCATTGTTCTCTACTGTGAGCTGTCAgaccctgcagctgcagtgcaCTGGTTCAAGAACGGGGTGGAGTTACAAACAATGGAGGGTCTTCATATTCAATCGGAGGGCACCATGAGAAGAATTGTCATCCAATCAGCAGAGTTCTCACACTCCGGAGTGTATTGCTGCGATGCcattgatgacatcatcaggttCAATGTGGAAGTAGAGG CCCCGCCTGTGAGGTTTACAGCAATTCCAGATGCTGAGAGGACCAAAAGCATCCAAACAGGCTGCCCCATTGTTTTACAATGTGAGCTCTCAGATCCCTCTGCCCAGGTGTACTGGTACAAAGATGGGTCAAAGCTCCATCCTCAAAATGGAGTAGACACACAAAGTGAGGGCCTGGGAAGAACACTGATTGTGCATTCAGCAGAATTTTTCCACTCTGGGTTGTACTGCTGCAAGACAAAGGGTGACGCCATCACGTTCAGTGTGGACATCAAAG CTCCACCTGTGAAGTTCTCAGCAATCCCCGATGACATGAGGACCAAGTCGATCGAAGCAGGCTGCCCTGTAGTACTCCAGTGTGTGGTGTCAGATCCCGAGGCGCACGTTTGCTGGTGCAAGGATGAAATCCAGCTCGTTTCAAACTCTGCCATAGAAATTCACTCAGAGGGCAACACGAGGACAATAGTTGTTCAGTCTGCAGAGCTGTGCCACTCTGGTGTGTACAGATGCGCCACACTGGACGATATCGTGGAGTTTCACGTGGAGATCAAAG CTATACCAGTGACGTACTCTACTATCTTTGACGTTGAGAGAACCAAGTCACTTGAAGCAGGCAAAGCTCTGGAGCTGGAATGTGAGGTTGCAGACTCCACTGGGCCTGTCTGCTGGTATAAAGACGGTGTAAGGCTCCTCCCGGAAAATGGTTGGGATATACTGAGTACTGGCACGTTGAGGAGACTTAATATCCCATCGGCTGAGCTCTTGCACTCAGGGCTGTACAGCTGTGAAACCTCTGATGACACTAGCCACTACACTGTGGATATTAAAG cTCCAACGTTGCCATTGTCGCCAGCACCAGACCTTGTGGAGACGCAGTCACTTGAGGCCACGTGTCCCACTGAACCAGCATGTGAGCCCTCAGGCCCTGCTGCCCAGGTGTCATGGCAGAGGGACACAGAACGTGATTCTAATACACAGCCTGATTTTGAAACGGAGGCCGTCCAGAAGACCCTTGTTATTGAACCAACTCATCCTTCAAACTCTGGAGCGTACTATTGTGCGACAGCAGATGATGTTGCCCAGTTGATAGTAGAAAATCAAG CTCTGCCTGTGACAATTACAACACTGTGTGAGGCTGAGAGGAACAAGTCTGTCGAAGCCGGTGAACCCATAGTACTTCAATGTGAGGTATCAGATCCTAACGCTCAAGTTGCTTGGTACAAGGACGGAATAAATCTACGTGACGCAGCTGGACAAGATATGGTGGCCGAGGGTTTCATAAGAACACTGGCTGTCCGGTCGGCGATGCCGTCTCATGCAGGGATTTACAGCTGCAAGACGACCGATGACGCAGTGCAGTTTCATGTGGACGTTAAAG CTCCACTTCCGGAGGTCTCAGCTTTATCTGAGGCTGACCCGACAGAGACAGTCGTGGCCGACTGTCCTGTTGCTCTACAATGTGAGCTGTCAGAGCCCACTGGACAAGTCAGTTCGTCCACGGATGGAACTGAGCTCCTTCCTCAAAGTGGAGTAGACTTCCAGTCAGAGGGGAATTTGACGAGTCTAGTTGTCCCATCGGCCGAGCAGGCTCACACTGACGTACACCGCT CATCACCTGTGAAGTTCTCTGAGCTTCGAGAGAGTGACGGGAACAAGTCCGTCCAGGAAGGCTCTCCCATTATCCTCCGCTGTGATCTCGCTCACGATCCTTCCGCTCACGTGGACTGGTACAAGGATGGAACGCAACTCCTGCCACAAAATAATGTAGAGATAGAGTCAGAGGGTCTGACGAGGACGCTGCTCATCCACTCGGCTGAAATCACACACGGCGGCACCTACGAATGTTCAACATCAGACGACACCGTTACATTTAAAGTGGACGTAAAAG GCCGATCACCACAGATCATGCCAATCACCCCGTCTGAAAAATGCAAGAGGATTGCAGTTGGTTTTCCAATAATTCTCCAGTGTGAGGTCTCAGAGCCTGTTGCCCAGGTCTCCTGGCTTAAAGATGGGGTGGAGCTTTTTTGCAAAACAGGCCTCGATATGAAAAGAGACGGCAGCTTGAGAAAGTTAATGATTCCTTCTGCTAAGGTCTCCGACTCTGGCCTTTACAGCTGTAGCCTCGCCGATGACGTTGTGACATTCCAAGTGGACATCGAAG CTGCTCCTGTGAGGTTTTCAGCACTTCCAGAGATTGCAGGAGACAAACTTATTGAGGCAAGCTGCCCCATTAAGATGCAGTGTGAAGCATCAGAGCCAACCGCCCAAGTCTATTGGCACAAGGATGGAGAACAGCTGCTTCCAGAGA CTGTTCCAGAGGCTGAGAGGAACAAGTCTGTTGAAGCAACTAGCCTGACCGAACCGCCGTGCGAGACGTCCGACCCTGCAAACCAGACCCGCTCGCACCAGGATGGAGTAAAAATCTTGCCCAAGTCGGGAGTAAACGTTGATTCAGAAGGCAGTAAGAGGACTCTTGTTATGAAGTCAGCCCCTTCTTCGAACTCTGGGGTGTGCGACAGTAGAACTGACGACGATTCAGATTTCGACGATTTCTATGTGGAGGTGAAAG CCCCACCGGTGACATTTGCGGATATTCCCGAGGAGGAGCTTTTCAGGAGTGTTGTGGAAAGAGAACCGCTTGTTCTGTCATGTGACGTATCGAGGACCGACGGCGCTGTCCAATGGTACAAAGACGGAGCTGAAATGAAACCGAGCGATAATGTGTCACTGCAAACAGACGGCACCAGGCGAGACCTGACTATACGTTCAGCCCAACTGTCCGACACGGCCACATACACGTGCCGGGCAGGAGACCACGTTTTAATCTTCAAGGTCACCATACGAG AACCTCCGGTGATGATAGTCTACCCCAAGGAGGATGTCCATCTCGACCGTCATGTCCCCGACGAAATTATCCTGAGCTGCGAACTGTCTCGTGCCAACGGTGTTGTCAGCTGGTTCAAGGACGGTCAAAAGCTGCAGGACAGCGAGAACATCAAACTCAAGATCGAAGGCCCTTATCGACGACTCAAGATTATTTCCAGCGGAGTCGACGATTCTGGAGAATACGTCTGTGACACGGCTGACGATTCAATATTCTTTCACCTTTGTATAACAG AACCTCCGGTGCGAATCGTATCCCCAAGTCAGTCGCAAATGGAACTGTGCCAGCAAACCTCCGAGAGGATGGTTCTGAGCTGTGAGATCTCACGGCCCAACGCGGCGGTGCGCTGGTACCGAGACGGACTTGAAGTGGAGGAGAATGACAACCTCATCCTGGAGGTGGATGGTGTCTACAGAAGACTTATTATACCCGAAACTACCGTCAAAGACTCTGCAGAGTACGTGTGTGACACAGCAGACGATTCCATGACGTTCTTTGTAAACATAgcag AGGCTCCTGTTCGCTTCATACGTGCGAGGAAGATGGCGAGTAGAGTAGAGAAGCCGACGGGGGAGACTCTGGTTCTAGACTGTGAAGTTTCAAGGTCAAATGCTGAGGTCATCTGGAAGAAGAATGGGGAAGAAATAGAAGACTCCAGAAACATCACCATCCTCGATGATGGTGTTGTGCGTCAGTTGACCATTCACTCCTTAACAGAGAAAGACGCTGGGCAATATGTCTGTGATGCAAAAGACGACGTCATGGATTTTAATGTAAAAGTGCAAG AGTTGCCCGTAAAAATTCTGGGAAAAACTGaggcaaaaacagaaaagcagttCTTAGTGTCAGATGACGTTATTCTCGTGTGTGAACTCTCGAGATCCAATGTGTCAGTCAGTTGGTACAAAGACAATCAGCTAATTGACGACACTGAGCGATACTGTATTGAGGAACAAGGGGTTTTCCGATCACTGGTTGTCCTAAATGCTGGGCTCCGGGATTCAGGAGAGTACACTTGTGACGCAGTGGATGATAAGATGGTCTTCTATATCACTGTCCAAG AGCCTCCAGTGCAGATCATTGGAAACTCGGGCCACCCAGAGCATCACATCCTGGTGGCAGGGGATGACCTTATTTTGGAGTGTGAGGTGTCTCGGCCAAATGCCGCTGTTCAGTGGTTATGGAACGGAAAGATACTGAAACCAGATCCTCGTATCAAAATCGACAGCCATGACGTTGTGAGGAAGCTTGTTCTCTCTGGACTTCAGCCCTCGGACTCTGGAAAATACATTTGCGATGCCGTCGATGACAAACTGATAACGCTTGTCGAGGTTCAAG AGCCAACGGCCATGTTTTTGAATAAAGAAGCAAGTAACAACATCTCAGCCCATGAAAATGAGAGTGTCACACTGTGTGCCGTTGTGAGCCGCGGACGGGCTAATGTTCGCTGGCTGAAAGATGGCCAACTGCTCAACCAGGATAACATTCACATTTCCAGCGAGGGTAATACGCACAAGCTCACCATTAATCCCCTGCAGCTGTCGGATTCTGGAGCGTACGTCTGTGACATAAACACAGATGAGATGTTTTTCACTCTTTTAGTCAAAG AAATGAAGGTGAAATTTATCAGACCAGTGGagaatactgtgtgtgtgaagggaagCAGCCTCACGCTGCGATGTGAGATCAACAAGCCCAAAGGAGACGTGCAGTGGCTGAAGGACGGGCGGGAGATCCCCCCGAGCCGGCGGCACACGATACGGGCACAAGGTCGAGAGCGAATCTTCACCATCCACCAAATAGTGGAGGAAGATGCTGGAGAATATACCTGTGAATCCACAGATGACAGGACCTCCTCCACCGTCAGTGTGGAAA TTCCCCGTGTGGTGGAGTTCATTGCGGAGCTGCGTAACATCACGATCCGTGAGGGAGAAGACGCCGTTTTTAAGTGCGTGGTGTCACCGGAGGACACTCAGTTGGTGTGGCGCCTCAACGGCAAACAAGTAGCTCTCAATGAGCGCACTGTCATTTCAAGCAACGGACTGTGCCACATGCTCTGCATCCACAACTGCATGGTTTCAGATAGCGGCAGAGTGACAGCTGACGCAGAGGGGTGGGTTTCAGAAGCAGAGCTCCAGGTTCAAG AGGAACAGGTGCTATTCACCAAGAAAATGAAGCCTGTTGTCGCTGAGGAATACGGCGAGGCCCtcctggaggtggaggtgagcgTGGATTCAGAAGAGGTGCAGTGGATGAGGCAAGGGGTGCTGATCCACCCCGACGCCAGGTACGCCCTGAAGCACAAGGGCCAGAAGCACAGTCTGGCCATACGCAAACTGGCCATGTCTGACCGGGGCACCTACAGCTGCGAAACCCTCCACGACCGCACGCAGGCCCAGCTTACAGTGGAAC CTCGCAAAATCACCATCAAGAAGGGACTGACCGACATCACAACCACGGAGAGGGAAACGGCCTCCTTCGAAGTGGAGCTCTCTCATCCCAACGTCCCGGGCACTTGGCTGAGAAACGGAATCAAACTCAAGCCGACAAATCACTTCCGTACGAGCGCCAAGGGACAAGTCCACAGCCTCAGCATCTCTCACCTCTCGGTGGAAGACACCGGCTCCTTCGTGTTCTCTGTGGACAATCTGAAGACGACCGCGAGGCTCGTTGTGAAGG AGCCCCCAGTGACCATTTTCAGAAAACTGGAGGACCAGAGATTCCCCGACGGATCAGTTATCGCTATTGAGTGCGAACTGTCGAGACACAACGTCGATGTAAAATGGTTCAAG AACGAGGTCGAGTTGAAGCCCAGCAAGGAGCTGCGCATTTATGCGATGGGAAGAAAACGATTCCTTCAGATCCTGAAATGTCACGTCTGTGATTCTGCCATTTATACCTGCGATGCTGGAGATGCCACCACATCCTGCACCGTGGAGGTCTACG AGCGCGAGCTGTTGATCGTGCAGGCCCTCGAGGACGTGGACATCCAGGAGGACCAGAACGCCGTGTTTGTCTGTGAGATCTCAGTGGAGGACGTGCCTGGAGAATGGTACAAGAATGGGGAGAGGATTCAACCGACCAGTTCCATCAAGATCCGCCAGGAAG ggaccaaacattttcttctcatgTGCAGTGTGCGAGCGGAGGACTCTGGAGAGATCAAGTTTGTCGCCAGACATGTTGAATCTGTCGCTCACCTGGAGGTGGAAG AGATTCCTGTCAACATTGTAAAACCTCTGCAGGATAAGACCGTGCTCGAGAAGACCCGAGGGATTCTGGACTGCGCCGTGTCCAACTCCAGATGCAGCATCCGCTGGTACAAAGGCTGCAACGTCATCCTGCCCTCGGAGCGCTTCGAGATCAGCAGCGAAGGCTGTTATCGCAAACTGATCATCCAGGAGGTGGCGCTGCATGATGAGGGCATGTACAGTGTCCAGGTTGGAGAGCACTCGTGCTCCGCAAAGCTGACAGTGGAAA CCCAGTCTATGTTAATGGTCAGAGAGCTGAGGGATGTGGAGGTCGTGGCCCCCGATGACGCCACCTTCGAATGTGAGGTGTCCAACCTTGTTGCCGAAGCCCCTGAGTGGAGTTTGAAGGGGGAGCCCCTGCAGCCCAGCTCTCTGGTCCATGTGGAGAAGATGGGCTCAGTCCACAGACTGACGCTCAGCCAGACGTCCCCGGACATGAGCGGAGAGGTGGAGTTCACCTCCGGGAGAGCGAAGAGCGGCGCTCAGCTCCGGGTGCTGA GTGATGCCTGA